One genomic segment of Nocardioides cavernaquae includes these proteins:
- a CDS encoding cobyric acid synthase — MKGLLIAGTTSDAGKSLVTAAACRLFARNGVRVAPFKSQNMSNNSMVCADGAEIGRAQWLQAIAARVEPEAAMNPVLLKPGSDRRSHIVLMGQPAGTLESGEFATGRRHLAAAAFEAFRDLASRYDVILAEGAGSPAEVNLRGGDYVNMGLAREVGLPVVVVGDIDRGGVLAAMYGTLALLDPEDQAHLKGWIVNKFRGSLDLLRPGLVTLEERTGRPVLGVLPWLPDLWLDAEDALAIGGWSKDTRSGPKLTVAAVRFPRISNATDIDALAAEPGLDVSFTVRGGDLADADLVVLPGSRATMSDLAWLRERGLDEVIAKRVADGRPVLGICGGNQMLAQVIEDPNGIEGGGTVAGLGLLPTRVLFGADKLLGRPTGEWRGQPVTAYEIHHGVTTLTSGGDAEEFLDGFTSGSVWGTTWHGAFENDGFRRAFLTEVAQRAGSSWQPVPDAAGYADRREQMLDRLADALDDNVGFTSLMDLCEQAGGTS; from the coding sequence ATGAAGGGCCTCCTGATTGCCGGCACGACCTCGGATGCCGGCAAGAGCCTGGTGACCGCGGCCGCGTGCCGGCTCTTCGCGCGCAACGGGGTGCGGGTCGCGCCGTTCAAGAGCCAGAACATGAGCAACAACTCGATGGTCTGCGCGGACGGCGCCGAGATCGGCCGGGCCCAGTGGCTGCAGGCGATCGCAGCGCGCGTCGAGCCCGAGGCGGCCATGAACCCGGTGCTGCTCAAGCCCGGCTCCGACCGCCGCAGCCACATCGTGCTGATGGGACAGCCGGCGGGCACGCTCGAGTCGGGCGAGTTCGCCACCGGCCGGCGCCATCTCGCCGCGGCCGCGTTCGAGGCGTTCCGCGATCTCGCCAGCCGCTACGACGTGATCCTGGCCGAGGGCGCCGGGTCTCCGGCCGAGGTCAACCTGCGCGGCGGCGACTACGTGAACATGGGGCTGGCCCGCGAGGTCGGCCTCCCGGTCGTGGTGGTCGGTGACATCGACCGGGGCGGCGTGCTCGCGGCGATGTACGGCACGCTCGCGCTGCTCGACCCCGAGGACCAGGCGCACCTCAAGGGCTGGATAGTGAACAAGTTCCGCGGCTCGCTCGACCTCCTGCGGCCCGGGCTCGTCACGCTCGAGGAGCGCACCGGGCGGCCCGTGCTCGGCGTGCTCCCGTGGCTGCCCGACCTGTGGCTCGACGCGGAGGACGCGCTCGCGATCGGCGGCTGGAGCAAGGACACCCGCAGCGGACCGAAGCTGACGGTGGCGGCGGTGCGGTTCCCCCGGATCTCCAACGCGACCGACATCGACGCGCTCGCCGCCGAGCCCGGCCTCGACGTCTCCTTCACCGTCCGCGGCGGCGACCTGGCCGACGCTGACCTGGTCGTCCTTCCCGGTTCACGCGCGACGATGTCCGACCTGGCCTGGCTGCGCGAGCGCGGACTCGACGAGGTGATCGCGAAGCGGGTCGCGGACGGCCGTCCTGTCCTCGGCATCTGCGGCGGCAACCAGATGCTCGCCCAGGTGATCGAGGACCCGAACGGCATCGAGGGCGGAGGCACCGTTGCGGGCCTGGGCCTGCTGCCGACGCGAGTGCTCTTCGGCGCCGACAAGCTGCTCGGCCGCCCGACCGGCGAGTGGCGCGGACAGCCGGTCACGGCGTACGAGATCCATCACGGCGTCACCACGCTCACGTCCGGGGGAGATGCCGAGGAGTTCCTCGACGGGTTCACCTCCGGCTCCGTCTGGGGGACGACGTGGCACGGCGCCTTCGAGAACGATGGTTTCCGGCGTGCGTTCCTGACCGAGGTCGCGCAGCGTGCGGGCTCGTCGTGGCAGCCCGTGCCCGACGCCGCTGGCTATGCGGACCGGCGGGAGCAGATGCTGGACCGGCTCGCGGATGCACTCGATGACAACGTCGGGTTCACGTCGCTGATGGACCTGTGCGAGCAGGCGGGAGGCACCTCATGA
- a CDS encoding EsaB/YukD family protein, with protein sequence MGQLVRVTVAGAEGRADLAVPGTLAVAELLPDLAAAVGLQEPSGSARAHRLVDPAGKVLRAEAGLEAQGVRDGQVLSLVPDDDLARTRFDDPVEEMADAVVQTCLPWHQALARPAALATGALALAIGLAALLLGAVAWTGAAALAVSSVLVVAAAALDRRRQEGLVALLAGWAGIAYAAAGGQLIGGAALAGAAACIAGGLLTRALTDRWLLVLPAVVAGGVLSALGALEAHTSLDTGFLAAVALAATVVVAPGLPRVALTIAESGLASGDRSPGLAATVATGHDILRALQATTGLLALVLIPAAVRTGWAGALLAVTAALLPIVRARHHHSAAEVLLGLGFGVAGLAVAGGSALLFWPAWAAYLGVAAALIGLFVPVHVLCDRGSSPRMALALDQAEAWLMIALLPLLVVSAGVLDVVRTLPLR encoded by the coding sequence ATGGGGCAGCTGGTGCGGGTCACGGTCGCAGGGGCAGAGGGTCGGGCCGACCTGGCAGTGCCCGGCACGCTGGCCGTCGCTGAGCTGCTCCCGGACCTGGCGGCCGCGGTGGGGCTGCAGGAGCCATCCGGATCGGCCCGGGCGCATCGGTTGGTCGATCCAGCCGGGAAGGTGCTCCGTGCGGAGGCTGGGCTCGAGGCCCAGGGAGTGCGGGACGGGCAGGTCCTGTCGCTGGTCCCCGATGACGACCTGGCGCGGACCCGCTTCGATGACCCGGTCGAGGAGATGGCCGACGCCGTCGTGCAGACCTGTCTGCCGTGGCACCAGGCGCTTGCGCGCCCAGCCGCCCTCGCGACGGGAGCGCTCGCCCTGGCGATCGGGCTCGCTGCCCTGCTGCTCGGTGCTGTGGCGTGGACGGGTGCCGCGGCGCTCGCGGTGTCATCCGTCCTCGTGGTGGCGGCCGCGGCGCTCGATCGCCGACGCCAGGAGGGCCTGGTGGCTCTCCTGGCCGGATGGGCGGGCATCGCCTACGCGGCTGCAGGGGGCCAGCTGATCGGCGGTGCTGCCCTCGCGGGTGCCGCTGCGTGCATCGCAGGTGGGCTCCTCACGCGTGCGCTCACCGACCGGTGGTTGCTGGTCCTTCCCGCGGTCGTTGCCGGCGGTGTGCTCAGCGCCCTGGGTGCCCTGGAGGCGCACACGTCGCTCGACACCGGTTTCCTGGCTGCGGTGGCGCTCGCGGCCACGGTCGTCGTTGCGCCGGGGTTGCCGCGGGTGGCCCTGACGATCGCGGAGAGCGGCCTGGCGTCCGGGGACCGGTCGCCCGGCCTTGCCGCGACAGTGGCGACGGGGCACGACATCCTCCGCGCCCTCCAGGCGACCACCGGACTGCTCGCCCTGGTCCTCATCCCGGCGGCGGTGCGGACTGGCTGGGCGGGCGCACTCCTGGCCGTCACCGCCGCGCTGCTCCCGATCGTCCGTGCGCGGCATCACCACAGCGCCGCGGAGGTGCTGCTCGGCCTCGGGTTCGGAGTTGCCGGGCTGGCCGTCGCAGGCGGCTCGGCGCTGCTCTTCTGGCCGGCCTGGGCGGCGTACCTCGGAGTGGCTGCGGCGCTGATCGGCCTGTTCGTTCCGGTCCACGTCCTGTGCGACCGCGGCAGTTCTCCGCGGATGGCGCTGGCGCTGGACCAGGCGGAGGCATGGCTGATGATCGCGCTGCTCCCGCTCCTGGTGGTCAGCGCGGGCGTGCTCGACGTCGTGCGGACGCTGCCTCTTCGATGA
- a CDS encoding WXG100 family type VII secretion target, producing the protein MTGTLKVGYAALGDAGAGLRSAAAAIEEQLTGLEQRMQGRAPDWTGAASESFTQARLQWGAAMRDMKEVLQAIGQAVDGAADDYRAAETANARRFGG; encoded by the coding sequence ATGACTGGGACACTCAAGGTCGGGTACGCCGCACTCGGCGACGCCGGCGCGGGGCTCCGTTCAGCGGCCGCAGCCATCGAGGAGCAGCTGACCGGTCTCGAGCAGCGCATGCAGGGTCGCGCGCCGGACTGGACCGGTGCCGCCTCCGAGTCATTCACGCAGGCGCGCCTGCAGTGGGGCGCTGCGATGCGTGACATGAAGGAGGTGCTGCAGGCGATTGGTCAGGCCGTCGACGGTGCGGCGGACGACTACCGGGCGGCGGAGACCGCCAACGCCCGAAGGTTCGGCGGCTGA
- a CDS encoding WXG100 family type VII secretion target, whose amino-acid sequence MSNMAGLSKTDDVLVAAAADVARTRADLTGDLSGLRTRLEQLSGQWEGQGERAFRGAIEAWQRSADQVIAALDGFESQLRATEGTYAETDGGVAAALNRYAGLLG is encoded by the coding sequence ATGAGCAACATGGCTGGACTGAGCAAGACCGACGACGTCCTCGTCGCGGCTGCTGCCGACGTCGCGCGCACGCGCGCCGATCTCACCGGTGACCTCAGTGGGCTGAGGACGCGACTCGAGCAGCTCTCCGGGCAGTGGGAGGGCCAGGGGGAGCGTGCGTTCCGCGGCGCGATCGAGGCATGGCAGCGCAGCGCCGACCAGGTGATCGCCGCGCTCGACGGATTCGAGTCACAGCTCCGGGCGACCGAGGGCACCTATGCAGAAACCGACGGTGGCGTTGCCGCTGCGCTCAATCGCTATGCCGGGCTGCTGGGCTGA
- the cbiE gene encoding precorrin-6y C5,15-methyltransferase (decarboxylating) subunit CbiE, producing MTEHLRNRVIVVGIGVDGYDGLAPSARTAIDEAGVVIGGARQLELLPASVTAQRVTWPTPLRPAVRQLVEAHRDAGLVVLGSGDPMHHGIGRTLIDELGQPNVKVIPHPGSVSLACARMGWAVESTPVASTLTAPLAAVLRHAGQGRRLLVLNRDAGTPAALAGLLTEAGFGGSRITVLSDLGGRERSLRGFADQVDYWGSQAVGGVSVSAVEFAGAPSLPETHGLPDEAFASDGQLTKRHVRALTLSTLAPRPGELLWDIGGGSGSIAIEWLRAHPSMRAVCVEKDPVRAERIVANAAALGVPALEVVTGGAPEAMAGLPTPDVVFVGGGLTADGVFDACWAALPAGGRFVANAVTLESQALVTRLRAERGGELVKIDVARSTPVGAFTGWRAAMTVVQWSAEKGAK from the coding sequence ATGACCGAGCACCTCAGGAACAGGGTGATCGTGGTCGGCATCGGTGTCGACGGCTACGACGGGCTGGCGCCCTCCGCGCGCACCGCGATCGACGAGGCGGGCGTGGTCATCGGCGGCGCCCGCCAGCTCGAGCTGCTGCCCGCCAGCGTGACCGCGCAGCGCGTCACCTGGCCGACGCCCTTGCGCCCCGCCGTGCGACAGCTGGTCGAGGCACATCGCGACGCCGGTCTGGTGGTCCTCGGTTCCGGCGACCCCATGCACCACGGCATCGGCCGGACGCTCATCGACGAGCTGGGCCAGCCCAACGTGAAGGTCATCCCGCACCCTGGTTCGGTCTCGCTCGCCTGTGCCCGCATGGGCTGGGCGGTCGAGTCGACGCCCGTGGCTTCGACGCTGACCGCTCCGCTGGCCGCCGTGCTGCGTCACGCAGGCCAGGGTCGGCGCCTGCTCGTCCTCAACCGCGACGCCGGCACACCCGCAGCGCTTGCCGGGCTGCTGACCGAGGCGGGCTTCGGCGGTTCCCGGATCACGGTCCTGTCCGACCTCGGCGGTCGCGAGCGCAGCCTGCGCGGGTTCGCCGACCAGGTGGACTACTGGGGCAGCCAGGCGGTGGGTGGGGTCAGCGTGAGCGCGGTCGAGTTCGCCGGCGCGCCCTCCCTGCCGGAGACCCACGGGCTGCCCGACGAGGCCTTCGCGAGCGATGGCCAGCTGACCAAGCGCCACGTCCGCGCACTCACCCTGTCGACGCTCGCACCCCGCCCTGGTGAGCTGCTCTGGGACATCGGCGGCGGGTCGGGCTCGATCGCCATCGAGTGGCTGCGCGCCCACCCGTCGATGCGGGCGGTCTGCGTCGAGAAGGACCCGGTTCGTGCGGAGCGCATCGTCGCCAACGCCGCGGCACTCGGCGTACCCGCGCTCGAGGTGGTGACCGGCGGCGCGCCCGAGGCGATGGCCGGTCTGCCGACCCCGGACGTCGTCTTCGTCGGCGGTGGGCTGACCGCGGACGGTGTGTTCGACGCGTGCTGGGCGGCGTTGCCGGCCGGCGGTCGGTTCGTGGCCAACGCCGTCACGCTCGAGTCGCAGGCGCTGGTCACCCGGCTCCGCGCCGAGCGCGGCGGCGAGCTCGTGAAGATCGATGTGGCGCGCTCGACTCCGGTCGGCGCGTTCACCGGATGGCGCGCGGCCATGACCGTGGTGCAGTGGAGCGCCGAAAAGGGAGCGAAGTGA
- the cobM gene encoding precorrin-4 C(11)-methyltransferase, whose protein sequence is MTTVFFVGAGPGAPDLITVRGLRLLQSARVVMYAGALVPEELLAEVPADARRVDTQHLTLEQITAEYAAARDAGLDVVRLHSGDLSIYSAVAEQVRRLNELGIGSTMVPGVPAFAAASAALGLELTVPEVNQSVVLTRLSREASKMPPRETLDNLGKAGALIVLHLATHLVDEVVRELLPNYGLDCPAAVVFQASQPDQVILRGTLGDIAQQVKDAGLKRSAVIMVGRSLAAEGFRDSHLYSCDRDRSLS, encoded by the coding sequence GTGACAACCGTATTTTTCGTCGGTGCTGGACCCGGTGCCCCGGACCTGATCACTGTGCGCGGCCTGCGCCTGCTGCAGTCCGCCCGCGTCGTGATGTACGCCGGTGCGCTGGTCCCCGAGGAGCTCCTCGCCGAGGTGCCCGCCGACGCCAGGCGCGTCGACACGCAGCACCTGACACTGGAGCAGATCACCGCCGAGTACGCCGCGGCGCGCGACGCCGGCCTGGACGTCGTGCGGCTGCACTCGGGTGACCTGTCGATCTACTCGGCCGTCGCCGAGCAGGTCCGTCGACTGAACGAGCTCGGCATCGGTTCCACGATGGTGCCGGGTGTCCCGGCCTTCGCGGCCGCGTCGGCTGCGCTCGGTCTAGAGCTCACAGTCCCCGAGGTCAACCAGTCGGTCGTGCTGACCCGGCTGTCTCGGGAGGCAAGCAAGATGCCGCCGCGCGAGACGCTCGACAACCTCGGCAAGGCCGGTGCGCTGATCGTGCTCCACCTCGCCACGCACCTGGTCGACGAGGTCGTGCGCGAGCTGCTTCCCAACTACGGTCTCGACTGCCCGGCTGCTGTCGTCTTCCAGGCCTCGCAGCCCGACCAGGTGATCCTGCGCGGCACGCTCGGCGACATCGCACAGCAGGTGAAGGACGCCGGCCTCAAGCGGTCGGCCGTCATCATGGTCGGCCGGTCGCTCGCCGCCGAGGGCTTCCGCGACTCGCACCTCTACAGCTGCGACCGGGACCGCTCGTTGAGCTGA
- a CDS encoding cobalamin biosynthesis protein → MSGKVMAARAAGLSAGFALDLAFADPRRHHPVALFGTLARRLEHGVYADSRARGAAYSAALVGGTTAATLGARAGLQRLPGVGPVLAELGLTTATTFIALGGTSLVREGDAMAGLLDGGDLPGARQRLSHLCARDASNLSEPDLARATVESIAENTSDAVVAPLLWGGLLGAPGLLGYRAANTLDAMVGYRSPRYEQFGWASARLDDWLNLVPARIAAFLVFIVTGRREALTTWRRYARLHPSPNAGPVEAAYAGALGVRLGGSNTYEGVTEQRGVLGDGREVAVADVARANRLSRQVSSAALFTAAGLALTIGASRGARR, encoded by the coding sequence ATGAGCGGCAAGGTGATGGCGGCACGCGCGGCAGGACTGAGCGCCGGCTTCGCTCTCGACCTCGCGTTCGCCGATCCGCGGCGCCACCACCCGGTCGCGCTCTTCGGCACCCTCGCCCGGCGACTGGAGCACGGCGTCTACGCCGACTCGCGAGCTCGCGGTGCCGCCTACTCCGCTGCCCTCGTCGGTGGCACCACCGCCGCGACCCTCGGCGCGCGTGCCGGTCTCCAGCGCCTCCCTGGCGTCGGGCCCGTTCTCGCCGAGCTCGGACTCACCACGGCGACGACCTTCATCGCGCTCGGCGGCACCTCCCTGGTCCGGGAGGGCGACGCCATGGCTGGCCTGCTCGACGGAGGCGACCTGCCCGGCGCCCGTCAGCGGCTCTCCCACCTCTGCGCACGCGATGCCTCGAACCTCAGCGAGCCGGACCTGGCCCGGGCAACGGTCGAGTCGATCGCCGAGAACACCTCCGACGCCGTGGTCGCACCGCTCCTCTGGGGCGGGTTGCTGGGCGCTCCCGGCCTGCTCGGCTACCGCGCTGCAAACACCCTCGACGCGATGGTGGGCTACCGGTCGCCGCGGTATGAGCAGTTCGGCTGGGCGAGCGCGCGCCTGGACGACTGGCTCAACCTGGTCCCTGCGCGCATCGCTGCCTTCCTCGTCTTCATCGTCACGGGTCGCCGCGAGGCGCTCACGACGTGGCGCCGCTATGCGCGACTCCACCCCTCGCCCAACGCCGGCCCGGTGGAGGCGGCGTACGCAGGGGCGCTGGGGGTGCGACTCGGTGGCAGCAACACCTACGAGGGCGTGACCGAGCAGCGCGGCGTACTCGGCGACGGGCGCGAGGTCGCCGTTGCCGACGTCGCTCGCGCCAACCGGCTCTCGCGCCAGGTGTCGTCGGCGGCACTGTTCACTGCGGCCGGGCTGGCGCTCACCATCGGCGCGAGCCGGGGAGCGCGGCGATGA